In Solanum pennellii chromosome 3, SPENNV200, a single window of DNA contains:
- the LOC107013583 gene encoding aspartic protease inhibitor 7-like, whose translation MMITQNPIDLPSAKPVPILDTNGKELDPRSSYRMVYTNRGPYGGDIYLDYSPGSTAPCPDGVFRYGQVGPKGTPVRLIPPSHFGPGVYEEQQIKIQFVISNVEKCGDYTIWKVGPYDREERTSFLETGRQDSKSCFKIVKSPRLLGYELLTCDGALVGTMGQRVALVANYSLDFDFEKVED comes from the coding sequence ATGATGATTACCCAAAATCCCATTGACCTACCCAGTGCTAAACCTGTCCCGATACTAGACACGAACGGTAAAGAACTTGACCCTCGTTCGAGTTATCGTATGGTTTACACTAACCGGGGTCCTTATGGTGGTGATATATACTTAGATTACTCCCCAGGTTCAACTGCGCCTTGTCCAGATGGTGTGTTCCGTTACGGTCAGGTTGGACCTAAGGGTACACCCGTGAGATTGATTCCACCTAGTCATTTTGGACCAGGTGTGTATGAAGAGCAACAAATCAAAATCCAATTCGTTATTTCCAATGTGGAAAAGTGTGGTGACTATACAATTTGGAAAGTCGGACCTTACGATAGAGAAGAACGAACTTCGTTTTTGGAGACGGGGCGACAAGATAGCAAGTCATGTTTCAAGATTGTGAAATCGCCACGATTATTGGGTTACGAACTATTGACTTGCGATGGTGCGTTAGTGGGAACTATGGGCCAGCGTGTGGCTCTTGTGGCTAACTACTCACTTGATTTCGACTTTGAGAAAGTTGAGGACTAG